In the genome of Phaeodactylum tricornutum CCAP 1055/1 chromosome 18, whole genome shotgun sequence, one region contains:
- a CDS encoding predicted protein — protein sequence MNTISSLTLRTLRPRPSLSVRRFFGDAPVELRHSDASAKIVSRRGWQAYVQKYPRKIEAKKKVEDKTEWPKSVRYSTYAASAVLVPYFAVWFVASNRRAREAVFPLLSDGLREKLRNYFGMEDLDALSYTEIVEEKRTVPRRLDQELSEKERLQQSQIESILLSDVAIRLQTVEDDNVTVHADDTYRRIPASTPGNVSTLLHVLGDSANSTSSNVSVAVDFPQDKTADTIGDEFLENSFDKVESPKDPLLSTIHTYSLWHYQPSAASRSTQQTSSSAGISSDDVNRSWLVQQVDLLERELRGASTRPVDDILEELNQAKSELRALRWKRFLPWRS from the coding sequence ATGAATACTATTTCCTCGCTAACTCTGAGAACCCTTCGACCCAGACCTTCACTGTCGGTTAGGCGGTTTTTTGGAGACGCTCCAGTGGAATTACGTCATTCCGATGCGAGCGCTAAAATTGTTTCCCGTCGAGGCTGGCAAGCTTACGTGCAGAAATATCCGAGAAAAAtcgaagcgaaaaagaaggtagAAGACAAGACTGAATGGCCCAAATCCGTTCGGTATTCGACCTACGCTGCCTCTGCAGTTCTGGTTCCTTATTTCGCCGTATGGTTTGTTGCTTCGAATCGCAGAGCCCGAGAAGCAGTCTTTCCGCTGCTTTCCGATGGCCTGCGTGAAAAACTGCGGAATTACTTCGGGATGGAAGATTTGGATGCGCTATCGTACACTGAAATTGTGGAAGAGAAGAGGACAGTTCCGCGCCGCCTTGATCAAGAATTGTCTGAGAAGGAACGACTACAACAATCTCAAATCGAATCCATTTTGCTGAGCGATGTCGCTATTCGATTACAAACGGTTGAAGATGACAATGTTACTGTACATGCTGACGATACGTATCGAAGAATTCCGGCTTCAACACCCGGAAATGTATCTACTCTTCTACATGTGCTGGGAGACTCAGCTAATTCAACATCCTCAAATGTTTCCGTTGCGGTAGATTTTCCACAGGATAAAACGGCGGACACAATCGGAGACGAATTTTTAGAGAATagcttcgacaaagtcgaaTCACCGAAAGATCCTCTTTTATCTACGATTCACACCTATTCATTATGGCACTATCAACCGTCTGCTGCTTCACGATCAACACAACAGACGTCCAGCAGCGCCGGAATCTCCAGTGATGACGTGAATCGATCGTGGCTAGTACAACAAGTTGATCTCCTAGAACGAGAGCTCCGCGGCGCCAGCACCAGACCCGTTGACGATATCTTGGAAGAACTCAACCAGGCAAAGTCGGAGCTTCGAGCACTGCGTTGGAAACGCTTCCTACCATGGCGAAGCTAG
- a CDS encoding predicted protein, whose amino-acid sequence MAASTSAPARIVGLATILIMIEWSKSFTELWAYPRARRNSFVEFASNTNSASDHVGNLDASVWKALLDRFQGDFDNYNQVIHDRKKGLLPREGGGHEHIHCSLVPVSETARLAAFYFDGVPGAIFRFRFYDLIPVDESTIDTVLHTLHPELERRLRRCPDPSSWPLFFEEFGVKGRVQLLPKCDVRWSWVLDPVQHDYALDEGPNGLHAVMVHGEALVESQMMPGQKILIKDQLSLWPDELWIHDRGFDPDTMRFIYGNQRGVPYRLERVTDIALNNGRTIVQEDLAWTLGPDFRSEGEYQDKMVAVGGGSRPTK is encoded by the coding sequence ATGGCAGCGTCTACCTCTGCGCCAGCGAGGATTGTGGGACTTGCCACCATTCTAATAATGATTGAATGGTCAAAGAGCTTTACCGAGTTGTGGGCTTATCCTAGGGCGAGAAGGAATTCATTCGTTGAGTTTGCTAGTAATACAAATAGCGCTTCAGACCACGTCGGCAATTTAGACGCTTCAgtttggaaagctttgttGGACCGCTTTCAAGGAGACTTTGACAACTATAATCAAGTGATCCATGACCGCAAAAAGGGACTTTTACCCCGAGAGGGAGGTGGGCATGAGCACATACATTGCAGTCTTGTTCCGGTCTCGGAAACGGCGCGGTTGGCAGCCTTTTACTTTGATGGTGTCCCTGGAGCTATCTTTCGCTTTCGCTTCTACGACCTAATTCCTGTCGACGAAAGCACCATCGACACAGTGCTTCATACACTCCATCCAGAGCTAGAAAGGCGGCTACGGCGTTGCCCAGATCCATCATCATGGCCGCTGTTTTTTGAAGAGTTTGGTGTCAAGGGCCGCGTTCAGCTCCTTCCAAAATGCGACGTGCGATGGTCATGGGTACTTGACCCTGTCCAACACGACTATGCACTCGACGAGGGCCCCAACGGGCTGCATGCCGTTATGGTGCACGGAGAAGCCTTGGTAGAAAGCCAGATGATGCCGGGTCAGAAAATACTCATCAAAGATCAGCTCAGTTTGTGGCCAGACGAACTTTGGATTCACGATCGCGGCTTCGACCCAGACACGATGCGCTTTATTTACGGGAACCAAAGAGGGGTTCCTTATCGACTAGAACGAGTAACGGATATTGCTCTGAATAACGGTCGAACGATTGTTCAAGAAGATTTGGCTTGGACTTTAGGACCCGACTTTCGGAGCGAAGGTGAGTACCAAGATAAAATGGTCGCCGTTGGGGGAGGCTCTAGGCCCACAAAATAG